A window of Castanea sativa cultivar Marrone di Chiusa Pesio chromosome 8, ASM4071231v1 genomic DNA:
attagtgatttaggcattaactcttcttattaaatgggaaaaaaaactaCAACATTAACTCTCCACTATCTTTCAcgtcatcatcttcttcctcttattTTCTCTCACATCTTTCTTCTTGCACTATGTACTTTTAGGCCATCACCATTGATTTCTTAATAGTATATGCTATCCTTGAGTACACTTCCTATCATTTGGTTTGGTATTTTGTGTTTGGGAAACATATTTGGCTTGTTCTATAGGAGTCGCTAggtgttgtgatttattttgatctttaattttgAGTGCTGTAGTAATTAGAAGCGGGAGATGCCATAATGATGTGATTAGAAGTATAGGGGTGGTCTTTGATAAAATGAAACTCATATTTCGGTCACGCTTGGAGAGGTGGTGGTGCTGCTGATCAGCAGTGTTTGTAGTCAATCTACTATTAATACTACCTTTAGTTTTCACTTGAGAATCGTCTCTCCGACTAGCCTAGCAGCGTGAAGTGGATTTGGTGGATGTACACTCGCACTGGAGGCATTTTAACATCTTCAAGGCTGCGAGTTAGCTAAAATTCTGCTTCAGATTTctttttgagttttaagtaGACAACGATTGTTGAGACtaattatttctaaaactcTCATGACAAATTTTATTCAAGGTACTAACAAAACTcaaatggatgaaaaaaaatttcaccttTTTTCAAACCATATATTGTGCTAAAGTAATGACAAAACGATACTCCCCCCATAATAAATGAATTCGCAAAATGGTAATCatgtttattaaaacaaaataaagatagCTTGCATTTACAATTTAATCttgagaattttatgaatggtgAAGGCTTGAAAGTATAGTGCAAGAAGATAgacaagaggaagaagatggtgatatggaggggaaaaaaaaagagttaatgcagcttttttttttcattccctttaataagaagagttaaTGCCTAAATCACTAATTTCTAGAGAGTAATAATGACAATACTATGAGTGTTTTTTTACGCTTAGATCAATAGTAATCAATGGTTTacaaaatgtgtaactcttatGAAGTTACATTAGGTGTAACTTGGAGTCAAAGTAGGTGTTATCAATTTggaatttcaattcaacctcaAAGTTATGTATTtatgatggattttttttccttctaaactcaaacccaaatgataataaatatatatgttgACACATATAATTGTTATGTAATTTAAGGAAATGACATTGTCATTGCAACTTGCATCCTTTTGTTTTGGAGATTCAacttttctaatatatatatatatatatatatatatataatagataaatatagatatatagacaTAGATATGGATATAGATGTTACAACAAAATacattgttttatttatttcattataaTATCTTTTATTATAGTATACAAATGTTAAAACCAAATGCATCGTTTTAGTTATTTCATTATAATGTCTTTTATTACCGTAGACTAAACATGTCTTAAGTGAAAGTTAGTTGGTACTTGGGTTCCTTGGTGGGTGAGAATAGACCGAAATGTTTCTCAGTTTCTGCTGGACCCTTTTGGTCTTCATCAAACATAGCAAACAAGTAAGTTTCTAATGGTCCAGGCTTCTTTGGAGTCCCATTCTTCACATGACTAATCAAATTCTTATAATAAGTGCCAGCATTAACAATTGTTGCTGCTACACCACTATCTCCATCTGATGGCCAACCACTCTCCGTTACAATGACCGTCAAATTGGCTCCACCAATCTTCTCAAGAGCAGAATAGAGAGAATCCAGAATTGCATCAAATAGATTTTGATACCCTAAGTTACCATCTTGTACCACAACCCCTGGTGAAGTAAATAAGGCATATTCAAGCTTAATGTTTGTTGGGTCACTTGTGTAGGAAAAATATGGGTACACATTGGCAAGAAGTGGTGCATTAGTGCTTACTAGGATGCTAACGATTGCATTTATGTATGAACTTGCACTATCACTAAATGAGCCTGCAGATGGAGGGAAAGAATTGCCCAACAATGACATGTCTATTACTGTTGAAACTTTGATTTGTAAATTAGAAGCTGTAATTGCATTGTTTAAGTTCTGGATGGCTGGTCCAACATATTGGGCTAATGGATCGCTTGGCTTTATTTCATTCCCAGCAGCAATGTAACTAATTTTGACATCAGGGTAGGGAATTATGTTTGTCTGCACCCAAGTATTTGCAGTTGCAAGACTAGTGGCAAGACCTTGAAGGTCATTGTTGACAACTCCAACAATGACCTCTATGTTGGATCCTTTTAGGGCTTGGAGGGTTGCTTGATTTGGATCAAAAATCCTCATTTTGCCTATGCCATTGGTGGTGTACAATGTTATTACATCAGTTGCAGGTGGTAAATTATCAGCAATTGTTCCATAATTTACACCTATAGATTGTGCAGCTGCATCAAATAGCAGGAAGATAACGAACAAGTTAATTAACactaaagataaatttttttgaagaaattgtATAGGTATTCAATGGagctaaatcaaataaaaccaaGATAACAAAGAAGTTAATTAATACCGAAGGTAAATTTGTTTGATGGAATGTAGAGATAGATAcccaatattaaaattatttggaGTTTTTAGGATAATCATggaatttataaaatcttatctatttgttttttgtcatataatcaataatttaaatagaaacCAAACCTTTGGTTAAACAtttctaaagttttaaaatttaatcattttattttaaaagcatGGATAGAATTGTAGGAGTTCCATCATGGACTTAACCTAAAAACTCTAATATAGGATTATAATTCTTTATGCCATAActacaaaatcttatgatatgtaATGTATGAGACAAAATATGTGATGCATATGAGACAAAATATGTATGGTATGTAATACGTATGCATTTCATTttgctcaaaattttaaaacttttttgtaaaaatatatgattaaaCTGGAAATGAAAATAAAACCTAAACAGACATATGTGTGCAAGTATGTGCAAGTATATTAtgaatttgattgaaaaattcaggacaaaaatatgattatgtatgttgaatttaatttttaatatgtttAATTACCATCTACCAAATTAAGATAGAGCatattcatttataaaattgaaagaaatgaaaaggcaTGTCTTTATGCACTAAAACATTAACGGCTAGGtgcatttttaataaatttattaggTATTCTTGTTGTATGATGACATGGTACTCCTTTTCATATTTATAGTAGGCTAATTATGACTTTACTAAGTACAATTTAACACGAATGTGATTGCTAAGAGGGAGAACGTTGACACCAATGCACCATACTCCAAGAGTACCTAATAACTAAGTAATAAATTACTAACATATAGGAGTCATTTAGGAACTCTAAAAGTTGCTAAGCAGCTGAGCTCGTTATTATGTGAATTTGTGGCCAACTAATTTGCATACTTATAATGATCATCAATAAACaaattttgccttttttttcgTGTGTCACATCATAAAGATTACAATGCAACCTACTatccattgtttttttttaaaaaaaaactagaagtTCATGTCACTTATTCCAAGCTAGCTTGGGCTTGATTTTTACACATTAACTTGGTATTCTAAGCCATCTAAAAAGTAGTACTAATATCAAGCATGCTTACTTCTACTATGAATGCCATACAAATAAGAATATCATACAATAtaacaaacaaattaacaacCAATCAGCCGCACCTAATTTTCCTTGTCTTGTTATCAACAATAGTAGCAATAGCGCAGCCATAACAGGTTTCTTACTTAAAGCCATGGTGGAAAAGGAGAACAAagaacaaattttcaatttagatGTCTTTGCTTTACTATCTACACCCTATACCTCTTCATATATATAGTTAATGAAATTTGACAATTATGGAAATTATTAATAACTAATTATACATAATTTGATAAGATTATAATGAAAGGTTTGaatatagaatataatttaaaattgattaaaaaaaaaaaaaaatatatatatatatatatatatatatatatatatatatatatatatatatagtagatatAGACAATAGTTGaataatatttacattttttcaaTGTTAGTAATATCCAATTTATTAAGGGAGGGTGGAAAAGTTTAAGGCTCATatattgttggagcattttaatattaattaaacgAATTAGATTTATATGACAACATAAACGTAAAGATGTGAGAGTTAATATGGAAGATAAGGAGTTAATGAAATATTTAAtctcacattgaaaaggagagagattcttttattctttttaattgtggtgattaatgagctaatatatattgatttaaataTTGGGCTAGATACGTGCACCTCAATCCAATTTATTATTGTGTTCACACCAACATAAACTTCATAGCACATTAAAAATGATTTCTATCGCAAGATCGCGTATCATTGTACTTTTGAGGCTAATGAaacactattcttttttttttttttttgagaggaggAATTTGGCCGTAATTGGCAAATCCATATTCCTTGATAAAAATTTGCAAGAATTTGGATTTCGTTACCTTTCATTcaatatatacttagattaaggCAAAAATTGgctacaaatttaattttagCCTAAATATACAACTTCattaaatatatgttttatttgtaaatgaattttgacaaatctacaattgaattacattttcttcttatatccttcatgcttgtaaattttccaaaagattaaatatcaatagttatgtcatcaataaaatgtttaaattacaaaatttgtaatctaaaattatccATAAAGTTAAGTTTAtggatcatataataaataacatccaatactcacaaaatttgacatgtatgtcattaaaaaattgtttaaattacaaaattttgtaatctaaaattatccATAAAGattgaaacaaattttatctatgcagaaaaatagattcgagtattgtgaaattcaaacatgaaaaagcattcagatttggcttttaaatttagaaaacacgatttcactaggtgttttatgagaaaacagtgaacaatttatgcagtgaaaagagaataatttatgcagaaaagagagtgaacaattttttaaataatgctaaatagaaaataattttgtgcataatgctagaaatagtttatgcaaaaaacagtgaacaatttttatgagaaaacgatgaacaattttaattaacgtagaaaacaaattttttgaatgcagtaagcagatttgaatatatcgtaaacatgatgtgcagagagcaaattttattaatgtaattaatgtagaaacagattttatcaatgtagAAAAACATATtagattattgtgaaattttaacatgaaaaagcatacacatgttaggatgtgtgctcttaaatcctattgtacgATGTTATATATGGCATTATTTATgatttaatattgtgattaataaagttgttttattattatctaaaataatagtaacatgaatatttggacattatcatatagtccatgagatgcatagtatgtgatttatgtaaaaagtcacagaagatataaatcacaagttttttgtaaactcagaattttagttcgtagtcggtgatgaaattggacatttcatctgcgaagactgtaacatatcaactaagatgatttgttttgatcatggaagtggagacttctagttcatgtgttgatatattttaagagttaagatatattgaattgGATCgctatgaaatttattattcgcctaatgactgtcaaatgaataataaatctcacgacttctatttaaatgaactcttaatcttgagaggataatggacctaatcattaAATGGGGATTGCTTTGATaaatcaggagtgagatctaaaaacACAATCTAAATCTCAGTTTGTTGGGcggccacatttagtgttggtggaacatatattctcaagatggaattcataatctcttaacggagatacaaaatattcccttaagataagtttaataggtttggttatttagagtgttaggcctacccactttagtaaggagttactaaagtatatatttatgaaattggatttcataaatatatgataaataacataGAAGATTAAACCAGacactcaaggattaagatgtagtaatttacaaagtggcaatctacattcatgactttgtattactgcgaatattttatgaagggattgcatgtataataaagtcttgggatataatttacaaataaggcctagagtgcaactatatttatatagtagtattaaatatagtaaatagtaactttgaacttatcaagagttgacagagaagcctaaggcccattagagctagtgtcttattggtcccactctaagccacacactaaaactcAATTGGAAAGGTCTAAAAGGCTAGCcgaattagataatcagttataaggagagaaacatacagaatttttgt
This region includes:
- the LOC142606537 gene encoding glucan endo-1,3-beta-glucosidase-like — translated: MTPILLINLFVIFLLFDAAAQSIGVNYGTIADNLPPATDVITLYTTNGIGKMRIFDPNQATLQALKGSNIEVIVGVVNNDLQGLATSLATANTWVQTNIIPYPDVKISYIAAGNEIKPSDPLAQYVGPAIQNLNNAITASNLQIKVSTVIDMSLLGNSFPPSAGSFSDSASSYINAIVSILVSTNAPLLANVYPYFSYTSDPTNIKLEYALFTSPGVVVQDGNLGYQNLFDAILDSLYSALEKIGGANLTVIVTESGWPSDGDSGVAATIVNAGTYYKNLISHVKNGTPKKPGPLETYLFAMFDEDQKGPAETEKHFGLFSPTKEPKYQLTFT